DNA sequence from the Manihot esculenta cultivar AM560-2 chromosome 11, M.esculenta_v8, whole genome shotgun sequence genome:
CTTCAGCTTTCTTATATCGTACCCTTTTGTATTTCTGGAGTGAGGGTGTATTTAATGGCGGCCCAGCAAAAGGAATGGCTAAGTTGGTGTCAAGGAATTTTTCAGATAGCAGCCCACCCATTACTGTCCCGTACCTGCATTTGTccattattgtaaaaaaaaaaaaaagaaaaaaaaaactgaattgATGTggtttgattaaagaattgcttatttttctatcatttgAGGAGCATCTTCATTATGTTATGAATTAATTGGTGATGAACATACGTTATAAGTTTAACTCCTGTAAGTTGACAGAGCTCAGCCATCCTCTGCTGAGGTCGCATGTCAATGATTGAATGTTGGACCTGATGAAGTCACAGCACCCCAGTAACAATCAGATAACGCTTACAGACAAATGTGGTTTTGCAAAAATGCTCAGGAGTTGAATACGTCTTGAGCTTTACCTGATTGCTGACGACAGGGATTTCATTTTCCAGAATTATTTGTAGTCTTTCTGTGTCAAAATTTGTCAAAGCTACAGTCTTAATTTTACCTGCAAACCACTTATTGGAGTAATCAAATCAAGATATGCATAGCACTTTAATAAGAACAACAGACTTAAATATTGCTAACCTTCTTCTTTTAGGTCCGTCAGGTTTTTAAGAGCATCAAGATAACCGGGATTGGAATAGTCCCACCTATTCAAGTATATGCAGAAATTTGTCATTAGAAAAATCATGATACataaaaaggaacaaagaaagaCTTGAACTGTCTCCTAAGTTTATTTTAAGCCAGAACAAGCATGGAATATAGGATTCCAAATTCCTAATTAAAGTTTTGAGTAACAAATTCAGCAATATcaaacatatataaattaaagagGAAACctattatcatatatatattcAGCACATCCTGTGACACAAAATCCAAGTAAAATAATCAGAaaggtaaaaagaaaaataccaaTGGAACTGAAGCATGTCCAAGGAAGATACATCCATTCTCTTTCGTGAAACGTTGATGCTCTCCCTCACAAAGCTACTTGTCATCTTAACTGGTGGTGGCACCCACTTAGTAAGACtgcattttataatataatgggTAAGCAGATACTAAAATTCCCTTTCTATTCTCCATGTCAGGTTTCTTATCCATGTAAAAACTAAGGTTCATGTTAACTGTAAATTATATATCATCTGTCAAAGATCAAGTCATAGCCACAAGAATTTATAAGACAACTAAGAGTTAAACTCTGAGTTGTAACTCACCCTCTAATCTGATCCAAGAGCTCTGGTGGGCGTTCTCGGCGAACACGATTGATGAAAATCCCATAAAGATCTTCAGCAGGTCCATCTGCAACAGCAAAGGAATAAAAAACAATGGAAAAGTCACAATCATAAGCAACAGATATATCGGTGGATGACTAATGCCTATATTATAGGCTTTAGCATTAAATTAATCAACCGTTTACAAGTCTAACAAACCATATCTTAACTAGGAAAAGAAAAGCGATTTCCCCATTACATATATCAGCCATATCGAAAGTGGTGAGTCCAGAATCAGCATATTTAAGCATAGCATCAACAGCATTGTCACGTTCAATCTTGCCCCAGCCACCACTGGTCTGCCACATCCCATTCACAACCCTACATATGTCTAATGAATCCTTCCCATTCTTCACTATAATTTTCCTGTTATCCTCAGTTAGTACACATTGCAACGGCTTCAGACAGCGTTTTCTAAATTCAGCATCTTTTCTGGTTTTCAGGTCCAGTGGGTGGAAGGTGAAATTGGTAAAAGAATGGTGCATAACCTCTGCCATTTCAGAACAAGAACCCAAATAACCACAAGCAGAGAGAAGAGACTAGAGAGGACCAAATATAAAGACAGAAAAACAAATGTCATCTCTACAATTCTTATCTGTTTCCCTTTCTCAGCTAAAGAGAACACGTGTCCGTAAACCCCCAAAACCACAGAAATGCATAATTGgggaaaagaaaaaagggaAGCTGGAATAAGAGTTTACATTAATGGAATCACGTATACATACAGTGATCGGCCATGTCGAAGGTAGTGAGGCCGGCGTCGGCGAGCTTGAGCATGGCCTCAACGGCGTCATCGCGATCAATACGCCCCCACCCGCCACTAGTTTGCCACATCCCATTCAAGACTCGGCAAATCTCCAACGAATCGTTCCCATTCTTAACCGTGACTCGTCGGGACTCGGTTGTTACGACGCAGCATCTGACCGAGTTAGCACCGAGTCGGGCTGACTTAGGGCTAATTGGGGTTGAGGAAGTGGATTTGAATGCGGAGAGGTAGGGGTAAGCATGGTGTAGCGACATTGACATGGCTTCAGGGACAGAAAAAGCGGGAAGCAGAACAGAGCTGGTGAATGAAGATAAGGTGTTTGTCGAATTGGCGCTCAAAATGATGGATTTTGCCTAATGGGCTGGACCTGATTTCTCTCCAAGCCACGCCCAGTTTTTTCATACAGGCCCCATGTCTCTCTCGAACTCTTTTGTTTCCTCTCCGacacaaattttttttattacaaattgaaaaaaaataaataaataaggaaatttagtataattattattattattacttccAATATAATTATGACGATTTAGCTAAAAAGTAAAGGGAAAACAATTTATTAATTGTAATCGTAACATAATTAAGGAAATTtagttaaagaaaaaatatactTTGATTGATTATAATTGTAATATAAATAAGAAAGTCCGATTAACagtttaacaaataaaattttgaatttttatttaaggaaacaaaaatataataataacataattaaataaaaaatttatacactTAACTAATGTATTTTTCATGTTGTATCGATatagaatatatataattataaacttctgtttataaaagattttttttggtaaaattaaaaatatgtatattatttaaaaaaaacaaatatatgatttgaatagagaaaaatattttttttttctcatttttaatgataaaaaactGAATGCAACACTATGTCTCAGtcccaaaaaaaaataataataaattgcaATACCAAAATTCATTGATAAAAACTACTATctatattcaaatattaaaaacaaaaagaaatcaatGATCAATACAACGTTAATTTCCAAACTATCAAAGAACTCAtgaaaacgaaaaaaaaaaaaaaaacaaataaaacatgTTAATTGTGTAAAACATGACTTGATAACTAGGAAAGCAATACTTTAatattgggagatttaaatgtAAAACCTACTTCAATCAACGCAATTATCTTTTAAGTGGACACttagagagtttttttttttctaaaaaaggaaaataaaagttaatattggctacttaaaatatttatccaaatagaaaggaaaggaaaaaaagaaaacaagaaaccTGAAGATGAGTATTTATTTCTACACTTAAtcaattaaaagtttaaatattatattaatatatagacttatcattatattttttttaatattaaataacctGTCAACATTTAATTGGataaatatatgtaaaattttatttaaatttatatataaatagttaatttataataattaaatataaaattgatatattttattaaaaaattatatttattgctgACTGAAATGTTAATTttgctttaaattttaaaaaagtgaaAAAGTTACTCTTCTCCtaattagaaaaatttaaagtatttgaAATCCTTTAATCGAACAAATCTTAAGAAAATTACTAAAAGGGACCGAGAAAATACCTGAAGAATATATGTATTCAAGTCCAACCCGGAGACGTAGTCGGATCAAACCAGCTCAACCCAAATCCTAAAAATTGACCCAAATGATTTTAGGCCGGGTACCCTAGCACCGCATGCACAGAGAGTCCCTCGTGATTCACAACCCTAAAGTGGATTAAAAACGAAACATCAATGAAATTTctctaaaaatatatacataaaaatttaatgagtcaAAGAAAAGTATAATTGGTgaatttttaaagtataaaattttagcAAATATGATGTGGCTTTTTGGCTTGCTAAAAAGGGCAAATGAAATGACATCTCACCTCACCTACACCCCTATTGGTCAAGTTCAACTTATTACTAGAAAAATACTCTACAAATTAAACAGAGACTCAGTTATTTCATCTTTACTTTTATTTGGGATTTGGGaaacttcattaaaaaaaagaatattaattatcaaatgaaaataaaaatgggcaattgttttttttttttttgtttcaaaaTAAGCTTGAAGATGAGGAGCACAAGTGAATAAAGAGGAATGTTAATTAAAAACTGCAATAGCAATTGATTCCATCAAGACTAAAAACTTCTGCTGCTCTTGTGGTCCactctttaatttatttctaaaaatagCTACCTGCTATATTTATATACGAAGTAAATGCCCTTGTCTAAAAATATCCCGTATGGCTAAACCTTATTACTATATAGTCTACCTtgattaactaatttatttaatgtATAATATTGGTCAGGGACAGAGCGAGGGTTGAGCAAGGGGCACGTGCCGTATCAGCGACcggaaaatgctttgaagggaTGAAGGTAGCGCAGTGGCGCAACCGGTGGTGCCGCAGCAGTATAGTTGCAGTCGGTGGTGCCCTACTAAAGAGAAGCTCCTGGCTCTGCTATTGATattgataatatattttttttttcagcaagCAATGCTTATAGTATATATATTCCATTAGATGTTGGCTTTTagtgtaaaattaattaatttattttatgggTTAATTGAATTCAACATGGCAGCGATCAATAATGCTATCAATTTAAGAAACATATATAGAATACTTAACAGAAAAAGATACCTGATTCTgacatttatcatttaataataaaattttctaattgtCAACTACTGTACACaaaatagtttaaaattttccaaaatatatattaaatttattataattaatttttttttttacaatttgctataattattttaaggattaacaattaaactttttaattataatccaAAATTGAATGTGCATGTGATGAGATGGATAAGCATAACATGATATAGGTGAAAAGAATATGGGAAGAGtacaatatattaaatttaatttaatttagatgagtaattaaaataataaaaacaaggtcaggaattaatttattgaagataaataaaatatgcaaATCATGGGGCGGTACCTAGTTTTATCGTGTCCATGGATTTCTATTTTCTACTTTAAAACACCAGCTTCTTTAATGAAGAGCATGTGAGTTAGTTTCTCTAGAACTACAATCATGTGGCCTTCCATAATCATTATCTTCCTTTTCATTAAcgtttaattcattaattttaacttaatcAATCAATCCCACCAACACAcaactaataaataattatatatcaaCAAATTTTTAATAAGCTTTAATTTATCTATTCAAAGAGCTGGAGAAATTCATCCACAAACAACGTTGAAAATCaaacaattttttaatataggTTTTCATACTCTTTATATGAGCCAAGACTCATATTTCGTAGACAATTCtctcttaattaattttttagattaatttttaaataaattaggtCTGATCTAAAacagaaattatattttttaatatatataaaaaaataaaataaataaaaattataaaaaaagtaaaattttaaataaaaattcagtaatagttaaattaaatgttgttatcaaaatttttatatcatCACTGAATATTAATGTATATTGAAAATAGATATTTAACTGAACtaatattaatatgaaaattatatttaaaattacaaaaaaaaagagTATAATTTTACTTAATAAAACTGAAATTGTATTTATAAACCGTGAATTTTACATTTGCAGTATTTAAAAACTTGCCCAATTTCACAGAATTCAAAAGAGGCAATAATACTGCTACTTGATAAAGAAAGGGAGCTGTTCTTAGTAACATGTACAGAAagcttgccttttttttttttgacccaTTAGATATCATCACACTTATTTACATGGCATAGCTATATATGCATGATCTAACTAATATTATATATGGTGGCCGTGGTGGTGGTGGTTCGTCGAGGACTCTCTTTCTTGGATCAAAACTGGCAAGCCACCTCTCACGGTGGCTGTAAGACCCGGGGAAAATCTCGGTGGCTGATCCGGATCCACAACCCGAACATTGAAGGACCTAATCATTTGCAGAGCTACACTTTTCATCTCAACTAATGCCATTTCCTTTcccaaacaaactctaaatcCAGCGTGGAAAACTGGGTATTTGTATGAGTTTTCTGCAACAAAAACCCCATTTTTTAACCATCTTTCGGGTTTGAATTCGAGACAATCCGGACCCCAAACCCGCTCCATTCGACCCATTGCATATTGGTGATATGTTACTCTAGTGCCTTTTGTTACAAATGTATCATCAGGCAATATATCATCTTCTTCAGCAAACTTGGAATCAAATTGAACAGATGGGTATAATCTTAAACTCTCATATATGGCTGCATTTAGATAATGCATGCCTCGCAATTGCTCATAGCTGATGTTCTCTTGACTCGGCCCTATGATTCGTTCAGACTCATCTCGAATTGCTGATTCAACTTCTGGGTGCTGTGACAGCAGCCAGAAGAAACTTGTTAGCCCTGAGGCAACTGTGTCACGACCAGCCAAGAGAAAGCTAATGACAATATCACGAAGATACTTATCATCGTTGATGGATCCCATGAATCTTGATAAAAGATCTTTCTTATCGGTGAAGCCTACTTTTCTCCGGTGATTGATCAATTCTTCTGCGAGTTCATCAACATATTTTATAGCCTCTTTGAGTTTCTTTTCCGATCCTAAATTTAGTAGCCTTTTGATCTTCCAAATAATCGGCGATGGTGCTGCAGCTCTCTCTGCAGACAACTTTGACGCAGTATCAAAAGCAAGAGCGAATTCTGAAATGGGCAGAGATAGCCGAAGGCATCCGGGGTCTAAACCGAAGGAAAATTTGCAAATAGTATCGAAAGAAAATCTTCTAAACACATCTTGCAAATCCAAAGCTTGATTTTTATCAGCATTTGATGACAAGAGAGGAATCAACCTTCCTCGGATCTCACTCATAATAAGCTCAAAAGCATAAATCCTTATAGACACACTACCGAGCTCTAAACTGGCCATTTTCCTTTGAAACCTCCAAGAATCACCATCAACATTGAAAATACCTCGACCCAGAAGATCACCCAAGAGAGCAGAGAAAGGTTTCCCTTTTGGGTAGTTGTCAAAATTTGTCTTGAGTATATACTCAACGTTTTCTGGGTTGGAGGTGATGACATTGCCGAGAACGTGGAGATGAATCGTTCCGGTGGGAGATTTCCGAAGAAGATGAGTATACCAATCGCAGAGATTGGCGAAATCTTTGGTCCAGCTCGCAGTGAGATAGCTCTTGCAGACCTCACAGTTACACCATGGCTTAAGCCTGAACACAAAGACGAgcaaagagaagaaagaaaacaagaaagtaAACCcaaagaaaagcaaagaaaaaacaCTGGAAATGGACTCCAACCACAGGGATGAAGCATTCATCAACTCCATTGATGAAAAGAAAGGTAAAGAAAATAAGAGAGGGGAAGGTGAAGAAGGTGACTGTGATGGGTTAGTGAGGGCTGCGTCATATATAGAGACGAAGGTATCAGttatttctttttcattagtgaatttttttggtaattaatttttattattttattatatacatGGAGGAAATATTATTCAGGTGCATGAATTACACGTGCCGAAACTTGAATAATATGTCCAATATCATGTGTTATAGCTAAAGGCATTCAAACACGTGCTATTTTGTCTCTCTTTGGCTACCGTATTGGCCCGACAAGTTGTCTCTGCTTTCTTCCTCCGCCACTTGATGTCGGCTCTGAGACGGCGTAACCACCAATTTGCCAACCACTAACGGAAGTTGGCGCTGGCTTCTATCTTATTTTGGGAGCGGGACCCACAAATAAGGTCAAAACTGtcatttatcattattattattattgatttttcatataattaattCTAAACGGGAACTTTAACTTAGACTTCGCAGCTATAAAGGCGACTTCCATACCACTGGTCCAGCAACTCGCCAACTAATTTTGAgccaataattttatttaaattcaggtTTCAATCAcgagtttaatttaattcaagttttaacaacattattattatttcaacaTTATAACAACATTACAACATTGAACTAGGAGAAGTTGAAAAGTCTTCTCTGTTTGGGAGGCTTCGTCTTGTCTTCTGTGATAAAGTTTCCTttgatttgttattttttttagaatttctTCATGGCAACTGATGAAGACGCGGTGTCAGTGGAGATGGCAAGTTTATCTGTTGACGGCGAGGCAAATGATGATGACGGCTTAGTTTTCGAGGTTGATGATGGCGTATTCGGCCAGGAAGATCCCTCATTGTGTCTAGTGGGTTATTTTCTAACTAATCGACCTATAAATTTCAACGCCATGGAACACACTTTGGTTGCTCTATGGCAACCTTTTGAGCAAGTTTCTGTTCGGAGAGAGGAGGGTGATTTGTATGTGTTTCAGTTCTATCATGCTATTGATGTGCAATGGGTTTTGGATATGCGTCCGTGTACCTTCAACAAT
Encoded proteins:
- the LOC110625904 gene encoding flagellar radial spoke protein 5 isoform X1, whose protein sequence is MSMSLHHAYPYLSAFKSTSSTPISPKSARLGANSVRCCVVTTESRRVTVKNGNDSLEICRVLNGMWQTSGGWGRIDRDDAVEAMLKLADAGLTTFDMADHYGPAEDLYGIFINRVRRERPPELLDQIRGLTKWVPPPVKMTSSFVRESINVSRKRMDVSSLDMLQFHWWDYSNPGYLDALKNLTDLKEEGKIKTVALTNFDTERLQIILENEIPVVSNQVQHSIIDMRPQQRMAELCQLTGVKLITYGTVMGGLLSEKFLDTNLAIPFAGPPLNTPSLQKYKRMVDAWGGWSQFQVLLQTLKKIANKHGVSIPTVAVKYILDQPAVAGSMIGVRLGLSEHINDTNAVFSLVLDEEDVNSIQEVSKRGKDLMKVIGDSGDEYRRI
- the LOC110625904 gene encoding flagellar radial spoke protein 5 isoform X2 is translated as MHHSFTNFTFHPLDLKTRKDAEFRKRCLKPLQCVLTEDNRKIIVKNGKDSLDICRVVNGMWQTSGGWGKIERDNAVDAMLKYADSGLTTFDMADIYGPAEDLYGIFINRVRRERPPELLDQIRGLTKWVPPPVKMTSSFVRESINVSRKRMDVSSLDMLQFHWWDYSNPGYLDALKNLTDLKEEGKIKTVALTNFDTERLQIILENEIPVVSNQVQHSIIDMRPQQRMAELCQLTGVKLITYGTVMGGLLSEKFLDTNLAIPFAGPPLNTPSLQKYKRMVDAWGGWSQFQVLLQTLKKIANKHGVSIPTVAVKYILDQPAVAGSMIGVRLGLSEHINDTNAVFSLVLDEEDVNSIQEVSKRGKDLMKVIGDSGDEYRRI
- the LOC110626190 gene encoding cytochrome P450 94C1; amino-acid sequence: MELMNASSLWLESISSVFSLLFFGFTFLFSFFSLLVFVFRLKPWCNCEVCKSYLTASWTKDFANLCDWYTHLLRKSPTGTIHLHVLGNVITSNPENVEYILKTNFDNYPKGKPFSALLGDLLGRGIFNVDGDSWRFQRKMASLELGSVSIRIYAFELIMSEIRGRLIPLLSSNADKNQALDLQDVFRRFSFDTICKFSFGLDPGCLRLSLPISEFALAFDTASKLSAERAAAPSPIIWKIKRLLNLGSEKKLKEAIKYVDELAEELINHRRKVGFTDKKDLLSRFMGSINDDKYLRDIVISFLLAGRDTVASGLTSFFWLLSQHPEVESAIRDESERIIGPSQENISYEQLRGMHYLNAAIYESLRLYPSVQFDSKFAEEDDILPDDTFVTKGTRVTYHQYAMGRMERVWGPDCLEFKPERWLKNGVFVAENSYKYPVFHAGFRVCLGKEMALVEMKSVALQMIRSFNVRVVDPDQPPRFSPGLTATVRGGLPVLIQERESSTNHHHHGHHI